A segment of the Malaclemys terrapin pileata isolate rMalTer1 chromosome 1, rMalTer1.hap1, whole genome shotgun sequence genome:
TTTATCCTATTGATTTCCCACCTTTGCTTCATTTTTTGTTGCGCTTTAGAtctggaaagagaagaaaaacattaaaaggcATATGATACAAGAAGTGAGGTGCAGGTTAAGCAACTCCAGAAAAAAGGAGCCAAAAGAATTGGAGGGAAGGACTAGTGTCTTTAATTCAGCACTTGACTGACATGGAGCCATGAGATCTATAAAGGAAGGCTACTGTGTAGCCTTCTATTTGTAAGGCAGAAGAACgtacaatatttacatttcacAGAGGGTGGGATAAGTTCCTAACTGCATGCTTTATGTGCAAATTACAAGAATAGAATTTGGCTCATTCCTCTCTGCCCTGTTGAGAATTGAGGTCTAGTCTAAACAACAAAATTACTTGGGTGTAACTAATCTGCACtgcctgagcgacatagttatactgacctaagcacTGCTGTAGACAACGCTatgcgggagagcttctcctactgacagctaccgcctctcacagaggtggagttattacgCCAGCAGGAGAGTGCTCGCCTGTTGGCTTAAAACATCTTCACCAGAAGTGCTATACTGACCTGTAGGGGCACAGCTTTGCTGCCGTAAATTTGTAGGGGAGACATGCCCTGAGACTTGCAAACAAAACACTTAATATCTGTAAAGTGTAGTACACATTCTTGAGTCACAGCAAGTGAGGGTTGTAAGGCTTCATTAGTGTTTGATAAGCAGGATAGCCTAGGGTGAAGGCTATAATAAATGCACTTTTAGTAGCTTATCAAGCAAAGGACCCTAGCGCAATAATTGAAGCTTACAGGAATTACCACTATTCAGCGCATGTACAAAAGCCTATATTAGCAAGTTAACTTGTCAGGCATCCCAATATGTTAATGATTCAGTATGGCCTTTAACTGCACATTAAACTGTAAGTAGGAAACAAAGGGCTACAGTCAATAACTAAAACCCTACCCAGCCAAGGTGGTGTCAAAGTGCATTTTGGTGGGTATTTTTAATTAACTGAATGTACCCCATTTATTAATACTCCTTACGTAAATAATAATTCAACATTTATTTGTCAAACATTTCAACTCAGCTACAATTGGTGAAAATGTTATCTTGGTTTATTGCATGTCCAGTAATGCTCATATGTTCAGGGGGCTACTATAGGCATTTGATTGTTACCTGTTTTCCAGGAATGTAATAGACTCAAAACAATCTACTTTTCAACTGTCATAATTGTAAATACAGGTTTGGTCTGTAAAGTAAGTTTACATTTAAGCTACTTTGAATGAGAGTTATTCAGCAGTACTTGATCGTGTTTTCCTCACAATCAGAAGTGTCCCACTTGATAGCACTATTAATATTTAAGTGATTGGCAAGTTATTTCCAAGGGACCAAGAGCCACAAAGAGGGGAAACAGGGACATGCTGCATTGCAGATCAGAGTTAAAGATGTGGAATAactttgtaaaacaaaaacatttcataaCAAAATATACACAGAATCAAGTATTGATATTGCTTATGATGGGGGAATGTGTGTTCCTTGTAGTCAGAAGCTTTGTGTCTTATTAGAGCCATCCCTGAATTCTTGAGTCAATTGTGCTTCCCCAAGAGGTTGGAACTATTTTTCGAACAAAGTTTGTTCATCTTTATCACCTGCCCACTAAAACTACACTATGCACTCTCCTTGGAGAATGTCTTGAAAGTGGCTATCACTAAAATCAGTGAATGATCTTGGCACCAGTTACCTGAGAGATGACCACATCTTACCTGTGATTCACTGCACTAGTTAAGATATATCTGAGATATTCTTGCTCATAGTTGGCAGTGACCTTTCCAAGGTTGTAGCAGGACTTTTAAGAACTGACTCCCACTGATTGAGAAATGATATAAAGTGCAAACACTGattcccccctccacctcccactaCATCCATTTAACTTAATACTACGAGTGCTAGCTTTGCATTTCCACAAATAAAATACACTTCTGATGAGAATTGCAGCAGTGGGAAGCTTTAACATAGCAGTAGCTCAAGCATGCAAATGGTTTTGGAAGGGCAACTCCTAACTGTCCAGGGTTTTATTTGTTTCTCAAGAAAATGACACCCAGCAAGTGTTCAGTTGTTGCTAACAGAGTAAAAACCCACTACAAGACAGTGAGTTAGATCTGTTAGGGAGGAGAGAATACATGTCTGACTAATAAGAAAAATTAGATTATCAGTGTATAAATGATGGATATCCTTTTTAGTTAGTACCTAACTTTTGATATTACATTGATCTTGAAGATTTGCTAGGTTGTACAATTTCCTTTCCCTCTGAAGTATgatcaaacaatttaaaaactctttaaatcagtttaaataaaaacaaaccattcTGAATGTATACTTCCTGAGTCTTTACTGTTTCAAGTTTACTAATGCTTCAATAGTAGTCAGTTtaactagtttagttatatgctTCCCACAAGTGCTGTAATTAGCCACTTCAGTgacagctgctgtaaattgctcCCTACACCTTTCAGGGCATTCCAGATTAATAGTCTTACTCTTCCATATGCTGAAACAGACATGGTGAATATTCATTATGCAAAAGATTCAGGTTCATGTCAATGTGCTTACCACCAATGCAAAATTAAAGCAATTTATTTTTGATATagttaaaattgttattagtgCAATAAGTCtctaaaatggaaaatatttacaaGTTTACACAGATAActtaagagcaacaaaaacaaaccatgTACTGAGGTCATTGCAGTGtgtctttttaaagtaaaaagaaggcaaattaaaactCCATCACTATTCTTGGTCCAAACTAATCAAACCTAAAAATTTACGATTGTCTGTACATATTGTTCAAGTACATCATCTGCTTCCAAACTCAAACTCAGACATtttacagccaaaaaaaaaaagttacgaAATTGTTCTTGTCTTAACACATTTTCAGAATGCTGCCAGACTTCCATTTCTCCTGGATGGGACATTCTCACTGGATTGTATTTCACCTACACAGGTTGAGCTTTCTTCATCATGATTAAAGCATTCATATGTGGTTGGCAGAGTGCCATTGATTGCTCGGTCATCTTTCCGCAAGGAGACAGGCAGATTTGCTAGAGTGAAATTTACATCTTTAAAGGCATGCAATAAAAAGATCCCCACAATGATCGTGAGAAAACCACTGAAGGTGCCAATAATGTCAGCAGCAGACATGTGTTGCCACTCTTTGAAAAGAATAGCAGAACAAGTTAAAACAGATGTTGTAAAGAATACATAATATATTGGAGTCACTATGGAGGTGTTGAATATATCCAGAGCTCTGTTTAAATAGTTGATCTGTGTGCTCACACAGATTATAAGACTTAGCAGCAGAATCCAGGACAAAGGATGTTTTAGCACAGGTTTTCCTGCAATAAGTTCCTTGATAGTGATGCCCAAGCCTTTCACGCAGGAGACTGACAATGCTCCAATTACAGAGCAGATTGTTATGTACACAAGAATGTTGGTCTGTCCATGGCGAGGTCCTACCACAAATATCAGTATTAAGGACACAATGACGACAGCTGTTGCAAAAACCACAAAacctgcagtggggggaggggaaaaaaatcacttatttatATACAGTACACAAGAGCATCCTGTTAGGTACCAAGAAACGTGCATATTTTAAGGGCAACAAGTCAAGGGTGATaggctttttttctccccttcattTTATTAATTACATGTTCAAATGATGATCTTCCTTCTACCAGTCATCCAAAATGGAGACTACAACAAATCTTATGACAACTGATGAGCTGGCTAACATAAGAATGGAACTACGATTGCAGGCATGCCTGCAATTCCAAACTCTACTTCGCTACCAGGCTCTGAAATGAAGAATACGGTCCTAGATTGCCAGCCTCCCTTTTACTGCAATCCTTGACTTATTCAAAAGCACAGAACCAGGGGTATGGGGAGACCAGAGGGTGTAGTCATATATCTAAATGCTGTCTGTGATTTGTTTTGATTTGGATGCTTCACTCAGCAACAGGAATTTTAAGCCACCGATCGGACATGCTGATAATGCCCTCGAATAAGTCATTTCACCCCTCagtttcatctgtaaaatggagctttaacttctttgtaaagtgctttgagatctacagatatcAACTGCTATATAAGAAGCAGGTAtcacatttttattataatataatGTGAAACATAGATGACTCTGACCTAAATTTTAGCTACTAGTCCTAATGGTAACCCTTTGATATTGTAAATTTCCCCCCCAGTCTATGCTTAATTTTTTAAGATCAGCTCAAAATTGACTTAAACAGATGACGTTTCTTTGCAGAAAATGTAACAAGGGGAAAATAGCTGTCCGCTTCTTAGGTTAACATATTAAACTGctaatttattattcttttggaACATACTTTTACTTGGACAAAAAAATTATACACTCATTGTTTAATCCTGGCATTCTGTACAAAATAAATTCTCTGGTATCCTTCAAAGCTCCCGCTAAGTCTATTGTAGAATTCAAACTCATATTTTATTTACAGATGTAGAAAAACTGAGGTGGTCTTTAACTTTTTGGTACTAGAAATTTGCAACAGTTGCAACTGTAAATGAACCACAGTCCTTCTAGCAAAGTAGAATAAACATACTTATCTTCCTTCATTAGCTACCCTGCTACTTACAGATGAACTTGACATTCTCTCTCACCTGGATCTCCCAGCTTGTGAGACATTTCATTCAAAGTTTCTACTTCCTCTTCTTGTGGAGCATGAATGACCATCACAGTTGACCCCAATATACTTAATAAACATCCAATTTTTCCATGCAGAttaagtttttcatttaaaaaataggatGAAAGAATggcactgaaaagaaaaaatacattgaCAGATTAGAAATCaggaaatatttaattaatttgccCACCGCAGACATCAAAAAACATTAGCATCTTAAAGATCAGAAAACGCTTTTCGCTAAGTAATTAAGAGCTGTTAATTGTTATTCTAAGTTAAGGCTCCAAATAAACAAAGAGGGAAAACaatctgaatacagaattaagtATATACTGCCTCACTATGCAGATAAAAGCTCTACAGCTCCCTTGTTTCAATATCTAATTGAGTGCACAACCATCTGCAACATTACTCATGTCCATACATTTCTATTAGACTAAATCCACTAATATATTAAGCGTAATTACAATTGTCAATATTAACATGTCTGCTATGCACTAGActatttgtaaatgtctggaggCCCAAAAGTTGTTTTAAATTATGCTGCCTCCTCAAAATTGCAAGGGAGAATGTTATACATCATCCTCTCTATGAAATCCCTCTCCAAAACAATGTGGTGTGCTGATGCAAAATCCTTGACTCTCTAAAGACAAATAAGATCCTGACTTTGGTCAGGAATGAAAATTAATTTATTAGTCTTGTCTTCCTTTTATTTGTGCACATCATAACTGGCTTCCATCCTCAAGAGATGCAGAAGACAGGAATAGCAGGGTGTTGCAAGTCAAAGTAAAGATACGCTGCTAAAGCTGACTCATCTTATGCCTGGATTAAGTCAGTGCTACTCCTTCCATTTTTATGAGTACTAAGTGTAGTCAGAGTTAAGCAGAAAGCCATATTTAACAACTCAAATTTAAGTGATAGACATTTCTAAATACGTACTTCGCGTCTACCTCTCTGAAATGGTGCTTCTTTCTAAACAGTTCTTACCTTACAAGAACACTGAGAGCTCCCAATGGAGTCACTAATGTAGCTGGTGCAAATGCATAAGCAGCAAAGTTAGCTACTTCACCAGCTCCCACTGCAGaataaaaaaagaatgaggaagTCTTAACACATGTAAGAGAAACCTCTGAAACTGAACAAGTGTTCCCACAGAGAAGAAATTCAACTAAAATGTTCACCTGACATGGAAGTTTAATATAAGCAGAACTCAAAGCTAGCAGCTAGATATTCCatataacaaaaataaatctcaCCTCTAATTTAGGCTAACCCATTTTTATTTAACAGCCTCTGCATTTCCCCATCCTACTAACTCAGGTCATTTAATTCTCACATAAGCAAAATAATCTGCAATTGCATCTTCTGTGAAGCAGTACATAAATTACGAGTCAAGTTAAATGCGCATAGTCACACTGTTTAAGTCCAAAGTTTAGGAGATGTgtaaaaagataaaacaaaaccaaagagaaggagagagaggagatttcaaaatattttaaagtaacttttttCAATGAAtggttttgtattttgtattggCTGGGGCTCCTGCAGAAGGGCCACGTACCCCCAGGAGGCAGGGATAAaggagaaagccaaagccctacccctaccttctcctcctccccccccccccccgcccacactcACACAATCCCTCACCTGGAGGCAGCAGGGCTCCCGCTGTCAGCCCTGAGTTGCTGCagaaatgcagaagtaagggtggcaatggggtgctaagtctgctgtgaaaagtgatactgacgaatatcacttttcacatcgccacccttacttctgtgctgctgctggtgtaatgctgccttcagagctgggcacctggccagcagctgcggCTCTCCGctctgcattcagagctgggcggcgGTATATGTACCAGGGAAGACACATAGAAAGGGGAGTCAGATCAAAcaagtttaagaaccactggtctagtttAACTGCCCAAGCTTAGTGAAGTGAAAAAGTAAAATACATAAatggtaaaaattaaaaagaggtGAAATTCTCTGCTGATCAAGAAAAACTATTGAAAAAATTCACTGGAGATATatccttttacacacacacacacacacacacacacacacacacacacacacacacaagatagaTGGAGATCTATCTATCTCCAAGAACCTTCTTTTTAATTTGATGTTAATTACAAAGatattactaataataaaatttattttttttaaatacggaTTTTTATCTCAGTGTACATAGGTATGCACTATTTCTAGCTTTGGTTATTGTGTATTCAATAATTTTTTTGaacattttgatatttaaaatctTTTAACACTGGTTATTCTTTTTGATACTTACTTGACAGAAGTCCAGCCCACCACAGCCACTCTTTAAGATATGCATGACCGCCTTGACCTGGAATTGGAAGAACGAGCAATTAATCAGCAACACATAGGGGCAAGCATCAATTACTATGATCAACAGTTATATTCCAAAAAAAGAATTATTTTCAAGCCATGTTACAAACATATATGCAACCACTCATTAAACAAACACCTGCACAATTTGATGCATAATCAGAAGTTAGGGTTGaagtcaaaatattttcaatCACTTAAAATGTGCAGATATTACTGTGCAATTTTCTCTAAAGATTAGcagcatatatatatttatatttatatttatatttatttctttggGACTAGAAATGGCATTACAGACCGCACGATATTTGCCTATTCTGAGGTAATGTTCTAGACTCATAACgaagttaaaaaacaaattaaataaaaggggATTTAACAGAATCCCTATTCTTACAGTTGACCCAAATAGTTCCACAGTTTGTAATCCCAGTTGACTACTCACGTTCTTCCTATTATACAGTAAATTAGGAGGATATCCATAGGAAGATACACCTTTATCTTGGGGAAACAGTCAATCGTGTAATctaaggagtgtgtgtgtatgtgtacacattAATGTACACACTTCAAGCCACACGCCACCATGGTATTTGGGTGAACTTCAAAGGTAGAGGCCATACAATATTTGCCTCCCCTCCCAAACTGAGAGCACACATTTGGTGTTCACTCATAGCAACACCAACTTCTCTGGAATCACCAGAGATGGAAGGTTCTAAtcctgtgctgtgtggtggtggcgtggctgtagcgccgccagccaccggtgctgcAGCAGTGCGTTAAgagggcaggggggttggatagagggtaggGGAGTTCGGTGTGgaggtcagggggcgggggtatggatggtggttggggggggaaacagggggttgaatgggggcagcggtcccgggagggggggcagtcaggggtaggggttccaggggcagtcaggggacaggagaaCAGGTGgatggatgggacaggagtcccggggggctgtcaggaacgagaggaggggttgggggagtccaggggcagtcaggggacagggaaagggggtctgtggatggggcgggggtcggatggggcaggagtctgggtgggggtggggggtgaagatAGGAGAtaggggccgggccacgaccccctcccctaaccggccctccatacaatttacgaaacccagtgcagccctcaggccaaaacgtttgcccgaCCCTGTTCTaatccacacccacacccacaatTAACCTTTTAGTTTCTTTGATACACTGCAACTGTTTCAGTGTGGGTCACTTAACTGAGGGCAATAGCACAGACTATTTTCAGACTGATACAATTGGTCAACAGAGGACAATTGGTGTAGAAGGGCAACAGTCCATCCAACATCATCTTGAATATTTCTAGCTGTTTTCTATCTGAGCTCTTATGTTGTGCCGTCACTGTAGTATCTCAACACCCAATGCACAGTTACCCCACTACTACTTCAAGTCTTTACCATATTTATCAAATGCAGTCAGCTGTAGCAAAAATCCAAAACGTTGGATGGACACAATGCAATATTACCCGAGGGATGAACCAGTTCTTAAAATTATTTGCTTTCGGTTTTGATGAAGTATATTAACTACTATTAAACTGTCAATATAACAAATTCTTttagtatatatacacacacaacaccTAATAAGAATTAAGTAAAATATCCTTATGTTTTTGTGCTACAGTAAAATATTAACCAAAAAAACACAACCATCTAAGGTTCTGGAATGTCATCTTCCTGAACACTACCCTTCCCCCTTCAGGCCTCCTCCGtccttttattattatattattatttcagCATTTCTGACAATGAAAGTCTTCAGGAGACATTTTAGTTTTAGAAAATAAAAGCTGTGATGTATTCTGATCAAATACTTTGACACATTACACTATTTATGAGCCCATCCATTTCAGCAAGCATCCAGGCAATCAGGATCGATCGCATTGGTTCCCAAATCATTTTCAAGTACAATTCAAGGTGCAGTTTAGACCTACAAAGCTCTGATTTGGGTCCTAAGTATCTTAGAAATTGCCTCTTTCATCTCTATCTCCACAGCGGAGATCAACTGAGACATTCAAACTGATAGTTCCTAGGTTTGTTCACTTGGAGGCAAGCACTCTCATTGTAGAGGCCCTGACTCTAGAATTCattcccctccacatcctccaACAGTGCAAGTATGTTGATCTTCCAATCACACTATGAAGATCATCTCTTTAAACAGGCTTTTTCCAGGTGGAGGGGGAAGCTCAGAAGAGGGAAGCAGGTAGGATGTAACCAGGTTTATTCTTAACGGACATGTTCTTTGATTAACATATGCAAATTTATAGTTTGTTTTGGAAATGTACTTAGAGGGCACTAACTGAATATATTACAGAAAGGGATTTCACCTTTTACTATACTTAACGAACTAGAAATAATTCAAAGAGTCCAGTGAAAATACAGGAGCTGAATATTTTAGGTCTAGAAATTTCATCTCTCAATAAGGAACCAAAGTAAATCAATACTCAAAAAAATCAGAGTGAAAATTCAGTAGCCATTCACTAAGCATTCAAATAAacttaaaaacaagcaaaagttCTCAAGTGCATACCATACCTGCTCTCATGGAGCCCTTCCTGGCCAGCCGGAGGAGACCCTTCTTTTTTAGGATGAAACTCCCTCCAATGAAAATGCTGGAGCTCATAGCCAACACGAGACCAATATAGAAATCATATTTTCCTCCACTCTGGGTCATTGCGTAAGCTACTGAAGTGTTCAAAACTGCCACATCGATCATGGAACAAAAGAGCTGCTGTCACTGGAGACAGGGTGATGCAATGCTGAAACCTGAACAAGTGCATATATATTATCACAACAGGATTTCATACAAATAAATTACAAGTCTATTTTCTTATGGAAAAACTCTGTTTGCAGCCAACAAAAATGGCAGTgtggctgggcctgccccaaagAACCTGAACTCTAAAGGCagaaacaaagataaaaaaaTACACTGGATGAAGGTGCATACTTGAGGCAGGGGTGAAATAGGACAGATAACTGATTAAAGATTTTGAAGAAGTGCAGAAGAGCATCTGGCACTCCAGATGAGAGTTCACAGTACAAGAAGCAACAAGGAATGACGCTTGAAGACAAACATAAGCAGatgcatgtacacctctaccccgatataacatgacccgatagaacacaaattcggatataacgcggtaaagcagtgctcgggggggggggggggggggagggaggaggaggaggggggttgcgcactccagtggatcaaagcaagttcgttaTAATGGGGTTTCACCTAtcacgcggtaagattttttgactcccgaggacagcattatatcgaggtaaaggTGTATTTTCAAacatagtgtgtgtgttttttcttcatATTCACACATAGTTCCACTCCATATCACTCACAAAATATAGTTATTTATGTTAAAATTAGTTTACAATCCGGGTTTGAGTTAAGACAGTCACAGCATCCCAACAGAAACATAAGGGAACAATGGAAGAAAAAAGATTACCAAGGACTGTTCAAATCATGGTAGTTCAGTTAGCACAGACCCTTTTTTGGGATGCATAAAAATAGTGCCTTTAAGGAATAACGTAGCAGAAACTGCAATAACCACCAGCAATCCTGTTTACCAATAGATTTTGCAGGGTTGTTTTTCCTCAGTATAAGTTTAACAAAGCACCCCTGATGCTTATCTACAATGGCAATGGAAGAGTTTACTATGGAAAAGCCTTCACTCAGACTATTGGAGTCTCACGCCTAGTTATGTGGAGAACTGCAGCAAGGGCCTAAGAAAAGTGTTAAACAAGAACTTTTAGAACAGGAGTCAAAATCTTCAATGCACTCCTGTTTCTGGCATGATATGACAATTGTCGATTTGCTCTAAATTATACTACTTTTCTGATACATGGTGTAAAAGATATTACAGTTTCTTTCTGAGACACTAGATTTGGGATTTTTAAGGTATGTGCATAAGCAGTCTTAAAACACTGAAATGTTCTGCTTAATTATATTTCAAGGTGATTTACTAATTTCTGCCAAATA
Coding sequences within it:
- the NIPA2 gene encoding magnesium transporter NIPA2, which encodes MIDVAVLNTSVAYAMTQSGGKYDFYIGLVLAMSSSIFIGGSFILKKKGLLRLARKGSMRAGQGGHAYLKEWLWWAGLLSMGAGEVANFAAYAFAPATLVTPLGALSVLVSAILSSYFLNEKLNLHGKIGCLLSILGSTVMVIHAPQEEEVETLNEMSHKLGDPGFVVFATAVVIVSLILIFVVGPRHGQTNILVYITICSVIGALSVSCVKGLGITIKELIAGKPVLKHPLSWILLLSLIICVSTQINYLNRALDIFNTSIVTPIYYVFFTTSVLTCSAILFKEWQHMSAADIIGTFSGFLTIIVGIFLLHAFKDVNFTLANLPVSLRKDDRAINGTLPTTYECFNHDEESSTCVGEIQSSENVPSRRNGSLAAF